AAAGCCAGAGCCTATGCGCTAAATATCCTTGAGCCAGAAACTTATAAAGAGCTATTTTTAAAGATAGATGAGGACTTTGATAGGATTGATTTTTTTATATCAAATGCAATTATTTCAGGTCGTGCAGTAGCTGGTGGATACACTAAATTTATGAAGCTAAAACCAAGAGGCATAAATAATATCTTTACAGCAACCGTAAATGCCTTTGTTGTAGGCACTCAAGAGGCTGCAAAACGTATGGAAAAAGTGGGTGGTGGTAGCATCATCAGCCTATCATCGACTGGAAATTTAGTATATATCGAAAACTACGCAGGTCACGGCACAGCAAAAGCAGCCGTTGAAGCCATGGCAAGATACGCTGCGACCGAGCTTGGCGAGAAAAATATCCGTGTAAACGTCGTAAGTGGCGGCCCTATCGAGACAGACGCACTAAGAGCCTTTACAAACTACGAAGAGGTGCGCGATATGACGGCAAAGCTTAGCCCTCTAAACCGCATGGGACAGCCGACTGATCTAGCAGGAGCATGTCTATTTTTATGCTCGTCTAAGGCCAGCTGGGTGACTGGACATACATTTGTGATAGACGGCGGCACGACATTTAAATGAGAAATTTGAAATTTACAGGCATAAAGGCATATTTGTGAGCTTAAATTTACCAAATTCACTGGCATTTTTTAGGATACTGCTAGCTCCGCTTATGTTTTTTATGCTCGTAAATGCGCCAGAAATTTTTGCGCAAATTCATATAAGCTGGATAAATTATTTCGCGGCTCTCATCTTTGTGATCGCCTCGGTGACTGACTTTTTTGACGGATATATCGCTAGAAGTTGGGATCAAAAGACCAAACTTGGCGCTATCCTCGACCCGCTAGCTGATAAGATGCTGATCTTAGCTGCATTTTTAGGCCTTATGATGCTAGGTAGAGCGAGCGCTTGGGCTGTTTATCTTATCTTGGTAAGAGAGTTTTTTATAACTGGCTTTCGTGTCGTGATGGCAAGTGACGGCGTCGAGGTCGCGGCCTCGATGGCTGGTAAAGTGAAAACCGTCTCGCAGATGTTTGCGGTTGGATTTTTACTGATGAGCTGGCCTGGTGGCGAGCTTTTGCTCTGGATCGCTGTTGCGCTCACGCTTTATTCTGGGTTTGAGTACATTTTTGCCTACGTAAAAGCGATGAAAAAGAGTTAAATTTGAGCTGTGACCTGCAAGAGATAATTCTAAAACACACTACAAATTTAGAGCCAGCTCTGCAAAAACGAGCCAAAAAACTAAATCAAAAGATCATCAACACAAATTTTTATCACGATGCTAAAAATTTAGAAAAGATTGGCGGTGTGATCAGTCCTGAGCTAGATGAATTTTTATTAAGCTGCGCTTTAGAATACGACAAAACCCATGCAGATAAATTTGATACGTTTGATAACGACGTAGAGACTTTGCGTGGCATTTGGAGTGCGATGAGCTTTTCAAAAAGCCCTGAAATTTTAGACTATCTAAACATGCAAGCTACTCGCTCGATATCGCACCGCTCGTTTGCACATAGATATATCTTTGAAATTTTACGCTTGCAAGAGAAGGCTGGCCATTCGCATCCGCTACTTGCCAAGCTTTATGACTATTATGATAGCTTGCAAGCAAAGCTGCCCATATATGAGCTCTTTCATCGTATCGGTGCGACTCCTAATGATCCTTATGATTTTGATATCTCGCTAAATGCTGTAAATTTTGGCTACTGGTTTAGCAATCAAGGCTTAAGCGATGAGGAGTTAGCCGGTAAATTTCACTTAGAAATTCGCCTTTTTGCCCCTTTTATAAATGACCGCACATTTGAGATAGAGCTTAGAGACGACGCTGTGCCAAGGGCTAGAATAAATTTTAATGATGACGGCATGAGCTTTTTGCAAGAGCTGCCAAATGACGCTTTGCCCTATCCTGATATATTAAATTTAAAACCATTTATCGATCAAGTAAAGTCACGTTTTGATCTAAAATTTGACCTAGACGATAAAGACAAAACTTATTTTAGTGTCAGCAAAGGACTAAATAGAGCCAAAGTGCTCTCTTGGCTAAGAGAAATTTTCGCCTAGATGGCAAGGCAAATTTGAGAGTAAATTTATAAACTTTGGCTAAAATCTCATCAATTTTTTCAAAAAGGTAAGTTTTGAAAGGCATTCTCTTCACGCTAGCCCTACTTTGCCTTGGGCTTTATGCGTATTCGTTTTATTTTTTAGTGACTGTTTTAGCCATAAGTTTTCTCATATCTTTTCACGAGCTTGGCCACTTTTTGGCAGCAAGAACGCTTGGCGTAAAGATAAACACCTTTAGCATCGGCTTTGGCGAGAAAATTTACACCAAAAGCGTTGGCGGCACCGACTACTGCCTAAGCGCGATCCCACTTGGTGGATACGTGCAGCTAAAAGGTCAAGACGACACCGACCCAAAGGCCAAAAACTACGACCGTGATAGCTACAACGTGCTAAGCCCACTAAAGCGAATTTATATCCTTTTTGCAGGACCATTTTTTAACTTTATCTTGGCCTTTTTTATCTACATTTTGCTTGGATTTATCGGTGTTGAGAGACTTGCGCCAAGCGTTGGACACATAGCTGACGGCTCGGCGGCTGCCAGCGCTGGACTTATGAAAAACGATAAAATTTTAGCCATAAACGGCGTAAAGATAAACGAGTGGGATGAGATCAGTAAAAATGTGAAATTAGAGCCAAGCACCATTTTGATAGATCGCAACGGCTCGCAAATGACTATAAATTTAACACCAAAGATAGGCGAGACGATAAATCTATTTAATGAAAAGGTGCAGCGTCCGCTTATTGGAATTTCTCCAAATGGCGAAGTGGTAAAAATTTATCATAGAGGCTTTGGTAGTCTAAAATTTGCTTACAATGAAACTCTAGAGGCATCAAAACTAATCTTTAAAAGCTTTACCAAGCTAGTAAGCGGAGCTGTGCCACTAAAAGAGGTCGGTGGCATTGTACAGATCGCTGATGTCACTTCAAAAGCCGCAAAAATAAGTCTTGGCGTACTTTTGACAATCGTCGCTTTAATCTCAGTAAATTTAGGTGTCCTAAATTTATTCCCAATCCCTGCACTTGATGGTGGGCACATACTTTTTAACCTATATGAGCTAATTTTTAGACGCGAGGTAAATGAGCGAGTGCTCACGACGCTTACCTACTGCGGCTGGGCATTACTGCTTGGTATAATGATGCTTGCAACCTTTAATGATATTATGAGATTAAGTGGAGGTTTATGATGATAGTTTTAAAAGAGCTGCTTGAAAAGATAGAAAATTTAAGCAAAGATGTGACGCTCATCGCCGTTAGCAAAAATGTGACATGCACTGAAGTAAGAGAGCTTTACGCGCAAGGGCAAAGAAATTTTGGCGAAAATAGAGTCCAAGAGCTAGCCAAAAAAGAGCTAGAACTGCAAAATTTTGCTGATATAAAATGGCATATGATCGGCCGATTGCAAAATAACAAAATAAATCAAATGGTAAGTCTAAAGCCCGCACTTTGGCAAAGCTGCGATAGCTTTGAAAGGGCCATAGAGGTCGATAAAAGACTCGACTACAAGCTCGATATCTTGCTTCAAATAAACTCGGCTGATGAAGATACAAAGCAAGGTGTAAGCGTAGCAAATGCGGCAGAAATTTATGAGCGTATCCAAAGCGAGTGCAAAAATATCAATCTAAAAGGTGTGATGAGTATCGGAGCACATATGGATGAGCCAAAAGAGATTCAAAAGAGCTTTGAGCTAACTTATAAAATTTATGAGAGCCTAAAGCCAAAAGGTGCAACTATCTGCTCGATGGGTAT
The DNA window shown above is from Campylobacter concisus and carries:
- a CDS encoding YggS family pyridoxal phosphate enzyme, with the protein product MVLKELLEKIENLSKDVTLIAVSKNVTCTEVRELYAQGQRNFGENRVQELAKKELELQNFADIKWHMIGRLQNNKINQMVSLKPALWQSCDSFERAIEVDKRLDYKLDILLQINSADEDTKQGVSVANAAEIYERIQSECKNINLKGVMSIGAHMDEPKEIQKSFELTYKIYESLKPKGATICSMGMSSDFELAIKCGSNMIRLGTMLYL
- a CDS encoding 7-alpha-hydroxysteroid dehydrogenase (Acts on the hydroxyl group at position 7 of the steroid frame) yields the protein MKDTLNEFKGKTLVISGGTRGIGRAIVEEFAKAGVNIAFTYNSNEELANEQARELEATYKIKARAYALNILEPETYKELFLKIDEDFDRIDFFISNAIISGRAVAGGYTKFMKLKPRGINNIFTATVNAFVVGTQEAAKRMEKVGGGSIISLSSTGNLVYIENYAGHGTAKAAVEAMARYAATELGEKNIRVNVVSGGPIETDALRAFTNYEEVRDMTAKLSPLNRMGQPTDLAGACLFLCSSKASWVTGHTFVIDGGTTFK
- a CDS encoding CDP-diacylglycerol--glycerol-3-phosphate 3-phosphatidyltransferase; this translates as MSLNLPNSLAFFRILLAPLMFFMLVNAPEIFAQIHISWINYFAALIFVIASVTDFFDGYIARSWDQKTKLGAILDPLADKMLILAAFLGLMMLGRASAWAVYLILVREFFITGFRVVMASDGVEVAASMAGKVKTVSQMFAVGFLLMSWPGGELLLWIAVALTLYSGFEYIFAYVKAMKKS
- a CDS encoding RIP metalloprotease RseP — protein: MKGILFTLALLCLGLYAYSFYFLVTVLAISFLISFHELGHFLAARTLGVKINTFSIGFGEKIYTKSVGGTDYCLSAIPLGGYVQLKGQDDTDPKAKNYDRDSYNVLSPLKRIYILFAGPFFNFILAFFIYILLGFIGVERLAPSVGHIADGSAAASAGLMKNDKILAINGVKINEWDEISKNVKLEPSTILIDRNGSQMTINLTPKIGETINLFNEKVQRPLIGISPNGEVVKIYHRGFGSLKFAYNETLEASKLIFKSFTKLVSGAVPLKEVGGIVQIADVTSKAAKISLGVLLTIVALISVNLGVLNLFPIPALDGGHILFNLYELIFRREVNERVLTTLTYCGWALLLGIMMLATFNDIMRLSGGL